Proteins co-encoded in one Paraburkholderia terrae genomic window:
- the apbC gene encoding iron-sulfur cluster carrier protein ApbC, translating to MSIDRALVDAALAAITDPNTQKPFAAAKNFKNVNVDGATVSVDVVLGYPARRQFEAIRALVENALRAVPGVGSARVQVSQDIAAHTVQRGVKLLPNVKNIVAVASGKGGVGKSTTAVNLALALASEGASVGILDADIYGPSLPMMLGIEGRPESPDGQSMNPMAGHGVQANSIGFLVEQDNPMVWRGPMATSALEQLLRQTNWKDLDYLIVDMPPGTGDIQLTLSQRVPVTGAVIVTTPQDIALLDAKKGLKMFEKVGIPILGIVENMGLHICSNCGHEEHIFGTGGAERMSKEYGVDVLGSLPLDIAIREQADSGTPTVAADPDGRIAEIYRTIARKVAIHIAERSRDMSSKFPTIVVQNT from the coding sequence ATGAGCATCGATCGGGCTTTGGTAGACGCGGCCCTCGCGGCCATCACCGACCCCAACACCCAGAAGCCCTTCGCGGCAGCGAAGAACTTCAAGAACGTCAACGTCGATGGTGCCACGGTCAGCGTCGACGTGGTACTCGGCTATCCGGCCAGGCGTCAGTTCGAAGCGATTCGTGCGCTCGTCGAGAACGCGCTGCGCGCGGTGCCTGGTGTCGGATCGGCGCGCGTGCAAGTGTCGCAGGACATCGCTGCGCATACCGTGCAGCGCGGCGTCAAACTGTTGCCGAACGTGAAGAATATCGTGGCCGTTGCGTCGGGCAAGGGCGGTGTCGGCAAGAGCACGACGGCCGTGAACCTCGCGCTTGCGCTGGCGAGCGAAGGCGCGTCGGTGGGTATTCTGGATGCCGACATCTACGGCCCGTCGCTGCCGATGATGCTCGGCATCGAAGGCCGCCCCGAGTCGCCCGACGGCCAGTCGATGAACCCGATGGCGGGCCACGGCGTGCAGGCGAACTCGATCGGCTTTCTGGTCGAACAGGACAACCCGATGGTGTGGCGCGGCCCGATGGCCACGTCCGCGCTCGAGCAGTTGCTGCGTCAGACCAACTGGAAAGATCTCGACTACCTGATCGTCGACATGCCGCCAGGCACGGGTGATATCCAGCTCACGCTGTCGCAGCGCGTGCCCGTGACGGGTGCCGTGATCGTCACGACGCCGCAGGACATCGCGTTGCTCGATGCGAAGAAGGGCTTGAAGATGTTCGAGAAGGTGGGCATTCCGATTCTCGGCATCGTCGAGAACATGGGCCTGCACATCTGCTCGAACTGCGGCCACGAAGAGCATATCTTCGGGACGGGCGGGGCGGAGCGCATGTCGAAGGAATATGGCGTCGACGTGCTCGGCAGCCTGCCGCTCGACATCGCGATCCGCGAACAGGCCGACTCGGGCACACCGACGGTGGCAGCGGATCCGGACGGCCGCATCGCGGAGATCTATCGGACGATTGCGCGCAAGGTCGCGATTCATATCGCCGAGCGCTCGCGCGACATGAGCTCGAAGTTCCCGACCATCGTCGTGCAGAACACATAA
- a CDS encoding superoxide dismutase family protein, producing MRKRIGGEAIKTIVVLAATSALLSGCMGFMKPQEKRADAQLLPTLGNQARGMVTFIERSDGVQVTYNLTGLPPNSDHALQVHERGDCNSADGAGAGAVFAPAAERLKSGSRVEGDLGNIHADAAGVAAGFIVAPDVSLDGVRSVLQRAVLVHREASDPYAYPQHGAGPALACGLIRQ from the coding sequence ATGAGAAAACGAATCGGCGGCGAGGCGATCAAGACCATCGTCGTCCTGGCTGCGACCAGCGCCCTGTTGTCAGGGTGCATGGGCTTCATGAAGCCACAGGAGAAACGCGCTGACGCGCAACTGCTGCCGACGCTGGGCAACCAGGCGCGCGGCATGGTCACGTTCATCGAGCGTTCGGACGGTGTTCAGGTTACCTACAACCTCACGGGCTTGCCGCCGAACAGCGATCACGCGCTGCAGGTGCACGAACGCGGCGATTGCAATTCCGCCGACGGCGCCGGCGCGGGCGCCGTGTTCGCGCCAGCTGCGGAGCGTCTGAAGTCGGGCTCGCGCGTCGAGGGCGATCTCGGCAATATCCACGCGGACGCGGCGGGCGTGGCGGCGGGCTTCATCGTGGCGCCCGATGTCTCGCTCGACGGCGTGCGTTCCGTGCTGCAGCGCGCCGTGCTGGTCCACCGCGAAGCGTCCGATCCCTACGCGTATCCGCAACACGGCGCCGGCCCCGCGCTTGCGTGCGGGCTGATCCGCCAGTAA
- the dcd gene encoding dCTP deaminase has translation MSIKSDKWIRRMAAEHKMIEPFAPGQVRVTEDGRKIVSYGTSSYGYDIRCADEFKIFTNINSTIVDPKNFDEKSFVDFKGDVCIIPPNSFALARTVEYFRIPRSVLTVCLGKSTYARCGIIVNVTPFEPEWEGHVTLEFSNTTPLPAKIYANEGVAQVLFFESDEICDVSYADRGGKYQGQHGVTLPKT, from the coding sequence ATGAGCATCAAATCCGACAAGTGGATCCGGCGTATGGCCGCCGAGCACAAGATGATCGAGCCGTTCGCGCCAGGCCAGGTGCGCGTGACGGAAGACGGTCGCAAGATTGTCAGCTACGGCACCTCGAGCTACGGCTACGACATCCGCTGCGCCGACGAATTCAAGATCTTCACGAACATCAACTCGACCATCGTCGATCCGAAGAACTTTGACGAGAAATCGTTTGTCGATTTCAAGGGCGACGTCTGCATCATTCCGCCGAACTCGTTCGCGCTCGCGCGCACGGTCGAGTATTTCCGCATTCCGCGCAGCGTGCTGACGGTTTGCCTCGGCAAATCGACGTATGCGCGCTGCGGCATCATCGTCAACGTGACGCCGTTCGAGCCGGAATGGGAAGGGCACGTTACGCTCGAATTCTCAAATACGACACCTTTGCCTGCGAAAATCTACGCGAACGAAGGCGTTGCGCAGGTGCTGTTCTTTGAAAGCGACGAAATTTGCGACGTGTCGTACGCGGATCGCGGCGGCAAATATCAAGGACAGCATGGCGTGACGTTACCGAAGACGTAA